In one window of Panthera uncia isolate 11264 chromosome F2, Puncia_PCG_1.0, whole genome shotgun sequence DNA:
- the LRP12 gene encoding low-density lipoprotein receptor-related protein 12 isoform X2, producing the protein MARRWSTKESPRWRSALVLLFLAGVYACGETPEQIRAPSGIITSPGWPSEYPAKINCSWFIRANPGEIITISFQDFDIQGSRRCSLDWLTIETYKNIESYRACGSTVPPPYISSQDHVWIRFHSDDSISRKGFRLAYFSGKSEEPSCACDQFRCGNGKCIPEAWKCNNMDECGDSSDEEICAKEAGPPTAASFQPCAYNQFQCLSRFTKVYTCLPESLKCDGNIDCLDLGDEIDCDVPTCGQWLKYFYGTFNSPNYPDFYPPGSNCTWLIDTGDHRKVILRFTDFKLDGTGYGDYVKIYDGLEENPHKLLRVLTAFDSHSPLTVVSSSGQIRVHFCADKVNAARGFNATYQVDGFCLPWEIPCGGNWGCYTEQQRCDGYWHCPNGRDEINCTMCQKEEFPCSRNGVCYPRSDRCNYQNHCPNGSDEKNCFFCQPGNFHCKNNRCVFESWVCDSQDDCGDGSDEENCPVIVPTRVITAAVIGSLICGLLLVIALGCTCKLYSLRMFERRSFETQLSRVEAELLRREAPPSYGQLIAQGLIPPVEDFPVCSPNQASVLENLRLAVRSQLGFTSIRLPMAGRSSNIWNRIFNFARSRHSGSLALVSADGDEVVPSQSTSREPERSHAHRSLFSVESDDTDTENERRDTAGASGGVAAPLPQKVPPTTAVEATVGASGSSSTQSTRGGHTDSGRDVTSVEPPGVSPARHQLTSALSRMTQGLRWVRFTLGRSSSVNQNQSPLRQLDHGANGREEDDDVEMLIPVSDGASDLDVNDCSRPLLDLASEQGQGFRQPCSAANPGARPSNRDGPCARCGVVHTAQIPDTCLEATLKNETSDDEALLLC; encoded by the exons CTTTCAGGATTTTGATATTCAAGGGTCCAGAAGATGCAGTTTGGACTGGTTGACAATAGAAACATACAAGAATATCGAAAGTTACAGAGCCTGTGGTTCGACAGTTCCACCACCATATATTTCTTCACAAGACCACGTCTGGATCAGGTTCCATTCCGATGACAGTATTTCTAGAAAGGGTTTCAGACTGGCATATTTTTcag GGAAGTCTGAAGAACCAAGCTGTGCTTGCGATCAGTTCCGCTGTGGCAACGGGAAGTGTATACCAGAAGCCTGGAAATGTAATAACATGGACGAATGTGGAGATAGTTCCGATGAAGAGATCTGTGCCAAAGAAGCTGGTCCCCCAACGGCTGCTTCTTTTCAGCCCTGTGCCTACAACCAGTTCCAGTGTCTGTCTCGGTTTACCAAGGTTTACACTTGCCTCCCTGAGTCTTTAAAATGTGATGGCAACATTGACTGCCTTGACCTAGGAGATGAGATAGACTGTGATGTGCCAACTTGTGGACAGTGGCTAAAATATTTTTACGGTACTTTCAATTCTCCCAACTATCCAGACTTTTATCCTCCTGGAAGCAATTGCACCTGGTTAATAGACACTGGTGATCATCGTAAAGTCATTTTACGCTTCACTGACTTTAAACTTGATGGTACTGGTTATGGCGATTACGTCAAAATATACGATGGATTAGAGGAGAATCCACACAAACTTTTGCGTGTGTTAACTGCTTTTGATTCTCACTCACCTCTCACAGTTGTTTCTTCTTCTGGACAGATCAGGGTACATTTTTGTGCTGATAAAGTGAACGCTGCAAGGGGATTTAATGCAACTTACCAAGTAGATGGCTTCTGTTTGCCGTGGGAAATACCCTGTGGGGGTAACTGGGGGTGTTACACAGAACAGCAGCGTTGTGATGGGTATTGGCATTGCCCAAATGGAAGGGATGAAATAAATTGCACCATGTGCCAAAAGGAAGAATTTCCCTGTTCCCGAAATGGTGTCTGTTATCCTCGTTCTGATCGCTGCAACTACCAGAATCATTGCCCAAATGGCTCCGATgaaaaaaactgctttttttGCCAGCCAGGAAATTTTCATTGTAAAAACAATCGTTGTGTGTTTGAAAGCTGGGTGTGTGATTCCCAGGATGACTGCGGCGACGGCAGCGATGAGGAGAATTGCCCCGTAATTGTGCCTACCAGAGTCATAACTGCAGCCGTCATAGGCAGCCTTATCTGTGGCTTGTTACTGGTCATTGCATTGGGATGTACCTGTAAGCTTTATTCTCTGAGAATGTTTGAACGAAG GTCATTTGAAACACAGCTGTCAAGAGTGGAAGCAGAACTGCTAAGAAGAGAAGCCCCTCCCTCTTATGGACAGTTGATTGCTCAGGGTTTAATTCCACCAGTTGAAGATTTTCCTGTTTGTTCACCTAATCAG GCTTCTGTTTTGGAAAACCTGAGGCTGGCAGTACGATCTCAGCTTGGATTCACTTCGATCAGGCTTCCAATGGCAGGCAGATCCAGCAATATTTGGAatcgtatttttaattttgcaagatCACGTCATTCAGGGTCGTTGGCTTTGGTCTCAGCAGATGGAGATGAGGTTGTCCCTAGTCAGAGTACCAGCAGAGAACCTGAAAGAAGTCATGCTCACAGAAGTTTGTTTTCTGTGGAGTCCGacgacacagacacagaaaatgagagaagagatacGGCAGGAGCATCTGGTGGGGTTGCAGCTCCTTTGCCCCAAAAAGTCCCTCCCACGACAGCAGTAGAAGCAACAGTGGGAGCAAGTGGAAGTTCCTCAACTCAGAGTACCCGAGGTGGTCACACAGATAGTGGAAGGGATGTGACAAGTGTAGAACCCCCAGGTGTGAGTCCTGCGAGGCACCAGCTCACAAGTGCACTAAGTCGTATGACTCAGGGGCTGCGTTGGGTACGTTTTACATTAGGGCGATCAAGCTCCGTAAATCAGAACCAGAGTCCTTTGAGACAGCTTGATCATGGGGCAAACGGAagagaagaagatgatgatgttGAAATGCTAATTCCGGTGTCCGATGGAGCTTCAGACTTGGATGTGAATGACTGCTCCAGGCCTCTTCTCGATCTTGCCTCGGAGCAAGGACAAGGGTTTAGACAACCATGCAGCGCAGCGAACCCTGGAGCGAGGCCAAGTAATCGAGACGGCCCCTGCGCGCGCTGTGGCGTCGTCCACACTGCCCAGATCCCAGACACTTGCTTGGAAGCAacactgaaaaatgaaacaagtgaCGATGAGGCTTTGTTACTTTGTTAG